From Deltaproteobacteria bacterium, one genomic window encodes:
- the brxF gene encoding BREX-3 system P-loop-containing protein BrxF yields the protein MAEPLADIVIHKMEQAAELYHRLVLLVAPAGSGKTSVLLDVHKRAAAPCINVNLELSRRMLDLTERQRALQIPLLLLDIVGEAPIVLLDNMEILFDVSLKLDPLRLLQGLSRNRTVVAAWNGSINGENLVYAAPDHPEYRRYPVQDLLVVSPEAIAW from the coding sequence ATGGCAGAACCCCTCGCCGATATCGTAATTCACAAAATGGAGCAGGCGGCAGAGTTGTATCACCGCCTGGTTCTTCTTGTGGCTCCTGCCGGTTCGGGCAAGACCTCTGTTCTTCTGGACGTCCATAAACGCGCAGCCGCTCCCTGCATTAATGTAAATCTGGAGCTCTCCAGGCGAATGCTTGATCTCACAGAGCGACAGAGAGCATTACAGATACCCCTACTTCTCCTCGATATTGTTGGGGAAGCCCCGATCGTCTTGCTGGACAATATGGAAATCCTCTTCGACGTCTCGCTCAAACTGGACCCGCTGCGTCTTTTGCAGGGGCTCTCCCGGAACAGGACGGTGGTTGCCGCGTGGAACGGATCCATTAACGGCGAAAATTTAGTCTACGCAGCGCCGGATCATCCGGAATACAGACGGTATCCTGTGCAGGACCTTCTCGTAGTAAGCCCGGAGGCGATTGCATGGTGA